From a region of the Mycobacterium intracellulare ATCC 13950 genome:
- the fadD1 gene encoding fatty-acid--CoA ligase FadD1, which translates to MPETVQQLLRQRRHEDTPAIAHGEKTWTWREHLAEAEAEAAALISRADPTRPLHVGAALGNSPAMLRAMAAAALGGYVLCGLNTTRRGPALLADIRRSDCQILLVDRDHLPLLEGLDLNGIQVFDVDGTSYAEAVTAAPPLTPHREVAAADTLMMIFTSGTSGDPKVVRFAHGLAIMCGASLIFQYDVTAADVCYLAMPLFHSNGVAAGWAVAIGCGATMVPAKFSPSRFLEDVRRFRVTYLNYVGKPLALILSTPERPDDAENTLRVAFGNEATDRDIAEFARRFGCRVVDSFGSSEFAVIVVREDGTPPGSIGKPYPGVSIYNSTTLTECDVATFDAHGALTNFDEAVGELVNTQGAGPFAGYYNDPGATAERMRHGMYWSGDLAYRDADGWIYLAGRTSDWMRVDGENLAAAPIERILARMPGISQVAVYAAPDDQVGDQVMAAIVPRAGAELTPDDFGRFLASQPDLSPKAWPRYVRINDQLPATATNKILKRALIAAGPSAEGGVLWTRPARGTTYAAADENADGRSASTIAGA; encoded by the coding sequence GTGCCGGAGACGGTTCAGCAGCTGTTGCGGCAGCGCAGGCACGAGGACACCCCCGCGATCGCCCACGGCGAGAAGACGTGGACCTGGCGCGAGCACCTCGCCGAAGCCGAGGCCGAAGCGGCTGCCCTGATCTCGCGCGCCGACCCCACCCGGCCGCTGCATGTCGGTGCCGCACTGGGCAATTCACCGGCCATGCTGCGGGCGATGGCCGCGGCCGCGCTGGGCGGCTACGTGCTGTGCGGCCTCAACACGACCCGCCGCGGACCCGCGCTGCTCGCCGACATCCGGCGCTCGGACTGCCAGATCCTGCTGGTCGACCGCGATCACCTGCCCCTGCTGGAGGGCCTGGATCTCAACGGAATTCAGGTTTTCGACGTGGACGGGACGAGTTACGCCGAGGCGGTGACCGCGGCGCCACCGCTGACCCCGCACCGCGAGGTCGCCGCCGCCGACACGCTCATGATGATCTTCACCTCGGGGACGAGCGGTGACCCCAAGGTGGTCCGGTTCGCGCACGGGTTGGCCATCATGTGCGGCGCCAGCCTGATCTTCCAGTACGACGTCACCGCCGCCGACGTGTGTTACCTGGCGATGCCGCTGTTTCATTCGAACGGCGTCGCCGCGGGGTGGGCGGTGGCCATCGGCTGCGGCGCCACCATGGTCCCCGCCAAGTTTTCGCCGTCGCGGTTCCTCGAGGACGTGCGCCGCTTCCGCGTGACCTACCTGAACTACGTCGGCAAGCCCCTGGCGTTGATCCTGTCCACCCCGGAGCGTCCCGACGACGCCGAGAACACCCTGCGGGTGGCCTTCGGCAACGAGGCGACCGATCGCGATATCGCCGAATTCGCAAGGCGTTTCGGTTGCCGGGTGGTGGACAGCTTCGGATCCAGCGAGTTCGCGGTGATCGTGGTCCGAGAAGACGGCACCCCGCCCGGTTCCATCGGCAAGCCTTACCCCGGGGTGAGCATCTACAACTCGACGACACTGACCGAATGTGACGTCGCGACGTTCGACGCGCACGGGGCGCTGACCAACTTCGATGAGGCCGTCGGCGAACTCGTCAACACCCAGGGCGCGGGACCGTTCGCCGGCTACTACAACGATCCCGGCGCCACGGCCGAGCGCATGCGCCACGGCATGTACTGGTCGGGCGATCTGGCCTACCGGGACGCCGACGGCTGGATCTACCTGGCCGGGCGGACCTCCGATTGGATGCGGGTGGACGGCGAGAACTTGGCCGCCGCACCGATCGAGCGGATCCTGGCGCGGATGCCCGGCATCAGCCAGGTCGCCGTCTACGCCGCGCCCGACGACCAGGTCGGCGACCAGGTGATGGCCGCGATCGTGCCGCGCGCCGGGGCGGAACTGACGCCGGACGATTTCGGGAGATTCCTGGCGTCGCAACCCGATCTGTCACCCAAGGCGTGGCCGCGCTACGTGCGCATCAACGACCAGCTGCCCGCGACCGCGACCAACAAGATCCTCAAGCGCGCGCTCATCGCCGCGGGCCCCAGCGCCGAGGGCGGTGTGTTGTGGACGCGGCCCGCCCGCGGCACCACCTACGCTGCGGCCGACGAAAACGCCGACGGCCGTTCGGCATCCACCATCGCCGGCGCCTGA
- a CDS encoding flavin-containing monooxygenase, with amino-acid sequence MTEMSDVIVIGAGFAGLYAVHRAASAGLSVTALEAAPDVGGTWYWNRYPGARCDVESVDYSYSFDEELQREWQWSERFAAQPEILAYLRHVADRFDLRRHYRFGVDVVGAAFEGGHWQVDTATGQSHAAQFLLCATGCLSALNRPDIPGVQDFSGEVYFTAAWPREDPDLRGKRVGLIGTGSSGIQVAPIIASQAENLVVFQRSANYTIPMPNRPWSADEQRQIQEQYPERRRASAYASAGTPHGSYHKNAVDTDPEERAAALWERWREGGVLFAKTFPDQTRNASANEVARKFAEERIREIVADPAVAADLIPVDHPIGTKRICTDDGYYATFNRDNVRLVNLRREPIEAITADAVRTPAATYPCDVLVFATGFDAMTGALTRINPRGPRGERLREIWSDSPLTFLGLMVPGLPNLFTISGPGSPSVLANMVLHAEVQVDWVIELVRAARRRGVSEVEPSRDAAVAWTEQVAEAAEQTLFPRAASSWYLGANIEGKKRVFMPYIGGFGTYRRHCDDVAARDYAGLVMTTR; translated from the coding sequence ATGACCGAAATGAGCGACGTCATCGTCATCGGTGCCGGGTTCGCCGGGCTGTACGCCGTGCACCGAGCCGCCTCGGCGGGGCTGTCGGTGACGGCGCTCGAGGCGGCGCCCGACGTGGGCGGCACCTGGTACTGGAACCGCTATCCGGGCGCACGTTGTGACGTCGAAAGTGTGGACTACTCCTACTCTTTCGACGAGGAGCTGCAGCGCGAATGGCAGTGGAGCGAACGCTTCGCCGCCCAACCGGAGATCCTGGCCTACCTTCGGCACGTCGCCGACCGCTTCGACCTGCGCCGCCACTACCGGTTCGGCGTCGACGTCGTCGGCGCGGCCTTCGAGGGTGGGCATTGGCAGGTCGACACCGCGACCGGACAAAGCCATGCGGCGCAGTTCCTCCTGTGCGCCACCGGGTGCCTGTCGGCACTCAACCGGCCCGATATCCCGGGCGTGCAAGACTTTTCGGGAGAGGTGTATTTCACCGCCGCCTGGCCGCGCGAGGATCCCGATCTGCGCGGCAAGCGGGTGGGGCTCATCGGCACGGGATCATCGGGGATCCAGGTTGCGCCGATCATCGCTTCGCAGGCCGAAAACCTGGTCGTATTCCAGCGATCCGCGAACTACACCATCCCGATGCCCAACCGGCCGTGGTCGGCCGACGAACAGCGGCAGATCCAGGAGCAATACCCCGAGCGGCGCCGCGCCTCGGCCTACGCGTCGGCGGGCACGCCGCACGGCAGCTACCACAAGAACGCCGTCGACACCGACCCCGAGGAGCGGGCAGCGGCGTTGTGGGAGCGTTGGCGCGAGGGCGGGGTTCTTTTCGCGAAGACCTTCCCCGACCAGACCCGCAACGCGTCGGCCAACGAGGTCGCCAGGAAGTTCGCTGAGGAGCGGATCCGGGAAATCGTCGCCGATCCCGCGGTCGCAGCCGACCTGATCCCGGTGGACCACCCGATCGGAACCAAACGGATCTGCACCGACGACGGCTACTACGCCACCTTCAACCGCGACAACGTGCGGCTGGTGAACCTGCGCCGCGAGCCCATCGAGGCGATCACCGCCGACGCCGTGCGGACCCCCGCGGCGACGTACCCCTGCGATGTGCTGGTGTTCGCGACCGGGTTCGACGCCATGACAGGCGCGTTGACGCGGATCAACCCGCGCGGGCCGCGGGGGGAGCGGCTGCGCGAAATCTGGTCCGATAGCCCCCTCACCTTCCTCGGCCTGATGGTGCCGGGCCTGCCGAACCTGTTCACGATCAGCGGGCCGGGCAGCCCGTCGGTGTTGGCGAACATGGTGCTGCACGCCGAGGTTCAGGTCGACTGGGTCATCGAGCTGGTGCGGGCCGCGCGGCGGCGCGGCGTCAGCGAGGTCGAACCGAGCCGTGACGCCGCCGTCGCCTGGACCGAGCAGGTGGCCGAAGCGGCCGAGCAGACGCTGTTCCCCCGGGCGGCATCGTCGTGGTACCTGGGCGCCAACATCGAGGGCAAGAAGCGAGTCTTCATGCCCTACATCGGCGGGTTTGGTACCTACCGTCGGCACTGCGATGACGTGGCGGCCCGCGACTATGCCGGGTTGGTGATGACGACCCGATGA
- a CDS encoding Zn-ribbon domain-containing OB-fold protein, giving the protein MARRDDALVPEPTPVSRPFWDGLAQHRILVQYSPSLRRHVFYPRTLAPGTLADDLEWREIDGAATLYTFTIARRPTGPPWADALPQLLAVVQWDAGPKFSTELVDVDPGDVRIGMRVEPVFCDLEDGVTLLRYRPA; this is encoded by the coding sequence ATGGCCCGCCGCGACGATGCGCTCGTCCCCGAGCCCACACCGGTGTCCCGGCCGTTCTGGGACGGCCTGGCGCAGCACCGGATCCTGGTGCAGTACTCGCCGTCGCTTCGGCGGCACGTGTTCTACCCGCGCACGCTGGCCCCGGGGACCCTGGCCGACGATTTGGAATGGCGTGAGATCGACGGCGCCGCAACGCTGTACACCTTCACGATCGCCCGCCGGCCCACCGGCCCGCCGTGGGCCGACGCGCTGCCGCAGCTGCTCGCGGTGGTGCAGTGGGACGCCGGGCCGAAATTCAGCACCGAGCTGGTCGACGTCGATCCCGGCGACGTCCGGATCGGGATGCGGGTGGAGCCGGTGTTCTGCGATCTCGAAGACGGAGTCACGTTACTGAGGTATCGGCCCGCATGA
- a CDS encoding thiolase family protein, which translates to MSGLRGEAAIVGIAELPAERRPTGPAMFTLDQYALLAKMVIEDAGVDPGCVNGLLTHGIAESAMFAPATLCEYLGLALDFGERVDLGGATSAGMVWRAAAAVELGVCEAALAVVPGSAAVPRSERRPAPEPNWYGASSGNYGSPQAEFEIPYGNVGQNAPYAQIAQRYAAEYGYDPAAVAKIAVDQRTNACAHPGAVFHGTPITVKDVLDSPMIADPIHMLETVMRVHGGAAVLIANADIARRARHRPVWIKGFGEHIAFKTPTYAEDLLSTPIARAAERAFAMAGLSRSDVDVASIYDCYTITVLMSLEDAGFCAKGKGMSWINEHDLTHRGEFPLNTAGGQLSFGQAGMAGGMHHVVDGARQVMGRAGDAQVPDCHTAFVTGNGGIMSEQVALLLRGD; encoded by the coding sequence ATGAGCGGGCTGCGGGGAGAGGCCGCGATCGTCGGCATCGCCGAGCTGCCGGCCGAACGGCGCCCCACCGGCCCCGCGATGTTCACCCTCGACCAGTACGCGCTGCTGGCGAAGATGGTGATCGAGGACGCCGGTGTCGATCCGGGCTGTGTCAACGGCCTGCTGACCCACGGCATCGCCGAGTCGGCCATGTTCGCCCCGGCCACCCTGTGCGAATACCTGGGCCTGGCACTGGATTTCGGTGAGCGGGTCGACTTGGGCGGGGCCACCTCGGCCGGCATGGTGTGGCGGGCCGCGGCGGCCGTCGAACTCGGCGTCTGCGAGGCCGCCCTGGCCGTGGTACCCGGCTCCGCGGCCGTGCCCCGGTCCGAACGGCGGCCCGCGCCGGAGCCGAATTGGTATGGGGCGTCCTCGGGCAACTACGGCTCGCCGCAGGCCGAGTTCGAGATCCCCTACGGCAACGTGGGCCAAAACGCGCCCTACGCGCAGATCGCCCAGCGGTACGCGGCCGAATACGGTTACGACCCCGCCGCGGTCGCCAAGATCGCCGTCGACCAACGCACCAACGCGTGCGCCCACCCCGGTGCCGTCTTCCACGGCACCCCCATCACGGTGAAGGACGTGCTGGACAGCCCGATGATCGCCGACCCCATCCACATGCTGGAAACGGTGATGCGCGTGCACGGGGGAGCGGCGGTGTTGATCGCCAACGCCGACATCGCGCGCCGAGCCCGCCACCGCCCGGTCTGGATCAAGGGGTTCGGCGAACACATCGCCTTCAAGACCCCCACCTACGCCGAGGACCTGCTGTCCACACCCATCGCCCGCGCCGCCGAGCGGGCGTTCGCAATGGCCGGGCTGTCCCGGTCCGACGTCGACGTCGCCTCGATCTACGATTGCTACACCATCACGGTGCTGATGAGCCTGGAAGACGCCGGATTCTGCGCGAAAGGCAAAGGCATGTCGTGGATCAACGAACACGATTTGACCCATCGCGGGGAGTTCCCGCTCAACACCGCCGGCGGGCAACTGTCCTTCGGTCAGGCCGGAATGGCCGGCGGCATGCACCACGTGGTCGACGGAGCGCGGCAGGTCATGGGACGTGCCGGCGACGCGCAGGTGCCCGACTGTCACACCGCGTTCGTGACCGGCAACGGCGGCATCATGAGCGAGCAGGTCGCGCTGCTCCTGCGGGGGGATTAG
- a CDS encoding MaoC/PaaZ C-terminal domain-containing protein: MADQQVFYEDIAVGDHIPTLTVTVDETQMFFFSAATYNGHRIHYDKEWARDTEGYDNVLVHGPLQAALLARALGDWIGGRGRLVTFSVQNRAIAYPGEALSFGGEVTGKRPGGNDFEGYGLVDLDIAGRRGDTVLMPGTAGVALPLRGSRA; the protein is encoded by the coding sequence GTGGCCGACCAGCAAGTGTTCTATGAAGACATCGCCGTCGGCGATCACATCCCCACGCTGACGGTGACCGTCGACGAAACCCAGATGTTCTTCTTTTCGGCCGCCACATACAACGGTCACCGGATCCACTACGACAAGGAGTGGGCCCGCGACACCGAGGGATACGACAACGTGCTGGTGCACGGTCCGCTGCAGGCGGCGCTGCTGGCCCGCGCCCTCGGGGACTGGATCGGCGGGCGGGGCAGGCTGGTGACGTTCTCGGTGCAGAACCGGGCGATCGCCTATCCCGGTGAGGCGCTCAGTTTCGGTGGCGAGGTCACCGGCAAACGCCCGGGCGGCAATGATTTTGAGGGCTACGGCCTGGTGGATCTGGACATCGCCGGCCGGCGCGGCGACACGGTGCTGATGCCGGGCACCGCCGGCGTCGCGCTGCCGCTGCGGGGGAGCCGGGCATGA
- a CDS encoding MaoC family dehydratase, with translation MSEDSLIDAESASRVGTVAASATGEVNRRDWQRWAAAVGEDNPLYFDPEYARANGFRDIICPPLYLQYAVLGVSRLKSLRPDGSSGAVSGSLAFPRAPKRMAGGESFTFHLPAYHRDEIEMVRTIESIVEKRGRSGRFVLVTWHTVYRNQDRDLLAEASTSMIARP, from the coding sequence GTGAGTGAGGACAGCTTGATCGACGCCGAGTCGGCGTCGAGGGTGGGCACGGTCGCCGCCTCGGCGACCGGTGAGGTGAACCGGCGCGATTGGCAACGGTGGGCGGCCGCGGTCGGCGAGGACAACCCGTTGTATTTCGATCCGGAGTACGCCCGCGCCAACGGCTTTCGCGACATCATCTGCCCGCCGCTGTACCTGCAGTACGCGGTCCTCGGGGTGTCGCGGCTAAAGTCGCTGCGCCCCGACGGATCCTCCGGCGCGGTCTCCGGCAGCCTCGCGTTTCCCCGCGCCCCCAAGCGGATGGCCGGCGGGGAGAGCTTCACCTTTCACCTGCCGGCCTACCACCGCGACGAAATCGAAATGGTCCGCACCATCGAGTCGATCGTCGAAAAGCGAGGCCGCTCCGGCAGATTCGTCCTCGTCACCTGGCACACGGTGTACCGCAACCAGGATCGCGACCTGCTGGCCGAAGCGTCGACGTCGATGATCGCCCGCCCCTAG
- a CDS encoding acyl-CoA dehydrogenase family protein, producing MKTIPSAEQREFAAALRALLAAENPVSLVRALDEPGTDRRTPSLWKAVADSGVFGLAVAEEYGGAGGSLDDLAVFFTEAGRALCPTTVHSTVHAALAVDQLGSPEAKAAWLPPLACGSLRATTAVWNARDAALVAPALRADPDPNRWRLNGTADYVADADVADLIVVSAASSRDGAERPLVFLVDAHGAGVTVEPLDMVGGHRAFTVRFDGTVVAGDAVLDGVTVPGLRRLANTAVALGSLDLVGVGQAVLDRTVDYTKLRHQFGRPIASFQAAQHLIADMHIALAAARLAAHAAVFWLGRGRTASRETAIARMHAATAARLITLDAHQLHGGMGYVTETDLHLWSERARLGATLGGGTDVAASWLQETMGEGSAGE from the coding sequence ATGAAGACGATCCCGTCCGCCGAGCAGCGGGAGTTCGCCGCGGCGCTACGCGCCCTGCTGGCCGCCGAGAACCCGGTCAGCCTGGTGCGCGCCCTCGACGAGCCGGGCACGGACCGGCGCACGCCGTCGCTGTGGAAGGCGGTGGCCGACTCGGGGGTATTCGGGCTGGCCGTCGCCGAGGAGTACGGCGGCGCCGGTGGCTCACTCGACGACCTGGCCGTGTTCTTCACCGAAGCCGGCCGCGCGCTGTGCCCGACGACCGTGCACAGCACCGTGCACGCCGCCCTCGCCGTCGACCAGCTCGGCTCCCCGGAGGCCAAGGCCGCTTGGCTGCCCCCGCTCGCGTGCGGCAGCCTCCGCGCCACCACCGCCGTCTGGAACGCCCGCGACGCCGCGCTCGTCGCCCCTGCGCTGCGCGCCGATCCCGATCCGAATCGGTGGCGGCTCAACGGAACCGCGGATTACGTCGCCGACGCCGACGTCGCCGATCTCATCGTGGTCTCGGCCGCCTCGTCGCGGGACGGAGCCGAACGCCCGCTGGTCTTCCTCGTCGACGCGCACGGCGCCGGTGTGACCGTCGAGCCGCTCGACATGGTCGGCGGGCACCGGGCGTTCACCGTGCGCTTCGACGGCACGGTCGTGGCCGGTGACGCCGTGCTCGACGGCGTCACCGTGCCGGGATTGCGCCGGCTGGCCAACACCGCGGTGGCGCTGGGATCACTCGACCTGGTCGGGGTCGGCCAGGCCGTGCTGGACCGCACCGTCGACTACACCAAGCTGCGTCACCAGTTCGGCCGGCCCATCGCCTCGTTTCAGGCGGCCCAGCATCTGATCGCCGACATGCACATCGCCCTGGCGGCCGCGCGATTGGCGGCGCACGCGGCGGTGTTCTGGCTGGGGCGCGGCCGCACCGCGAGCAGGGAGACCGCCATCGCCCGCATGCACGCGGCAACCGCGGCCCGGCTGATCACGCTCGACGCCCATCAGCTGCACGGCGGGATGGGCTATGTCACCGAGACGGACCTGCATTTGTGGAGCGAGCGGGCCCGCCTCGGTGCGACGCTCGGCGGCGGCACCGACGTCGCGGCGTCGTGGCTTCAGGAGACCATGGGAGAAGGGAGCGCCGGTGAGTGA
- a CDS encoding acyl-CoA dehydrogenase family protein, protein MDFELDAGQRAWLAEVRQFLHENVTPALRAELAAHDLEILDGEVARFRREIGAKGWFGLNWPREYGGLGLGAIHLHLLMSEFEYWGVPGPDLTVTSVAPMIMRHGTERNKSEWLPPIARGEMICAVGYSEPEAGTDLASLRTTATRDGEEWVINGTKIWNSGAQRATHEWLCVRTDPTTARHRGISVIIVPIDSPGVEIRPLYAWSGYRTNEVAFRDVRVPATNLVGEVNRGWTYITGALDLERGALTNAGDLRRAVEELHELSRSPRRDGTVPADDPSLRRRLTQAEADVAVATLMGYEAASILDSGVIPTVEVSVEKVFTSELRQRIAALALDLLGPDGLLAHRSEQAPLAGKFERLYRAAPLMRFGGGTNEVLRDIIAQRGHGMPSYGR, encoded by the coding sequence ATGGATTTCGAACTCGACGCCGGGCAGCGCGCCTGGCTGGCCGAGGTCCGCCAATTTCTGCACGAGAATGTCACCCCCGCATTGCGCGCCGAGCTGGCCGCGCACGACTTGGAGATTCTCGACGGCGAGGTGGCGCGGTTCCGCCGCGAGATCGGCGCCAAGGGCTGGTTCGGGCTGAACTGGCCGCGCGAGTACGGGGGGCTGGGTCTGGGCGCCATTCACCTGCACCTGTTGATGAGCGAATTCGAGTACTGGGGCGTGCCCGGACCCGACCTGACCGTCACGTCGGTGGCGCCGATGATCATGCGTCACGGCACCGAGCGGAACAAGAGCGAGTGGCTGCCCCCGATCGCCCGGGGCGAAATGATCTGCGCGGTCGGCTATTCCGAGCCCGAGGCCGGGACCGACCTGGCGAGCCTGCGGACCACCGCGACCCGCGACGGCGAGGAATGGGTGATCAACGGGACCAAGATCTGGAACAGCGGCGCGCAGCGGGCCACGCACGAATGGCTCTGCGTCCGTACCGATCCGACGACCGCACGCCACCGCGGCATCTCGGTCATCATCGTGCCGATCGACAGCCCCGGCGTCGAGATCCGCCCGCTCTACGCGTGGTCGGGCTACCGCACCAACGAGGTGGCATTCCGCGACGTGCGGGTGCCGGCCACCAACCTCGTCGGCGAGGTCAACCGCGGCTGGACCTACATCACCGGCGCGCTCGACCTCGAGCGCGGCGCGCTGACCAACGCCGGAGACCTGCGCCGCGCCGTCGAGGAATTGCACGAACTTTCGCGCAGTCCGCGCCGCGACGGGACGGTGCCCGCCGACGACCCGTCGCTTCGCCGCCGGCTGACGCAGGCCGAAGCCGACGTCGCGGTGGCCACGCTGATGGGCTACGAGGCGGCCTCGATCCTCGACAGCGGCGTCATTCCGACCGTCGAGGTAAGCGTCGAGAAGGTGTTCACCAGCGAGCTGCGCCAGCGCATCGCCGCCCTGGCGCTCGATCTCCTCGGCCCGGACGGCCTGTTGGCGCATCGCAGCGAACAGGCCCCGCTGGCCGGCAAATTCGAGCGGCTCTACCGGGCCGCCCCGCTGATGCGCTTCGGCGGGGGCACCAACGAGGTGCTTCGCGACATCATCGCCCAGCGCGGGCACGGGATGCCCTCCTATGGACGCTGA
- a CDS encoding FHA domain-containing protein encodes MSPPAPPALTVRYEGAERTFAAGNDVVIGRDLRADVRVAHPLISRTHLIVRYDQGRWVAVDNGSLNGLYANNRRVPVIDIQDGMRVNVGNPDGPALTFEVGRHQGSAGRPPLTTSIPIVSTPGAPLVGAPQSPSGTQTSVQPQQPASASFRHPAHPPTTTQPSHSPSGPLASQPPSGPTPSHPSGPQTRFPTSGPLAAPPSASQPAPQIYRAPSAVHAAPPTTAQPAASQTGRIGGDSSNIATSMMKILRPGRAGLESTPGAITIGRANDNDIVIPEVLASRHHATLIPAPGGTEIHDNRSINGTFVNGARVDSAVLHDGDVVTIGNIDLVFAGGTLARRDQTATATRTGGLDVRGVTWTIENNKTLLDNISLTALPGTLTAIIGPSGAGKSTFARLVAGYTHPSTGTVAFEGHNVHAEYASLRSRIGMVPQDDVVHGQLTVQQALMYAAELRLPPDTTKDDRAQVVARVLEELEMTQHLHTRVDKLSGGQRKRASVALELLTGPSLLILDEPTSGLDPALDRQVMTMLRQLADAGRVVLVVTHSLTYLDVCDQVLLLAPGGKTAFCGPPGQIGPAMGTTNWADIFSTVANDPDGSRERYLARTGPPPAPPPAEKPAELGDPSHTSLFRQFSTIARRQMRLIVSDRGYFVFLALLPFIMGSLSMSVPGDVGFGIPNPMGAAPNEPGQILVLLNVGAVFMGTALTIRDLIGERAIFLREQAVGLSTSAYLLAKVCVYTVFAIVQSAIVTIIAVLGKGAPTQGAVALGKPGLELFVDVALTCVASAMLGLALSAVAKSNEQIMPLLVVAVMSQLVFSGGMIPVTGRVGLDQMAWATPARWGFAASASTADLTKLVPGPLTPKDSHWQHTPARWWFDVGMLALISAVYLGFVRWKIRLKGG; translated from the coding sequence ATGAGCCCACCAGCCCCGCCTGCGCTGACCGTGCGGTACGAGGGAGCCGAGCGCACCTTCGCGGCAGGCAATGACGTCGTGATCGGGCGTGACCTTCGCGCGGACGTCCGCGTCGCCCACCCCCTGATCTCCCGCACCCATCTGATCGTGCGGTACGACCAGGGCCGATGGGTCGCCGTCGACAACGGCAGCCTCAACGGTCTGTACGCGAACAATCGCCGCGTCCCGGTCATCGACATCCAGGACGGCATGCGCGTCAACGTCGGCAATCCCGACGGCCCGGCGCTGACCTTCGAGGTCGGTCGCCACCAGGGTTCGGCCGGGCGGCCGCCGCTGACGACGTCGATACCCATCGTCAGCACGCCCGGCGCGCCCCTCGTGGGAGCGCCGCAGAGCCCGAGCGGCACGCAAACTTCCGTCCAGCCTCAGCAGCCGGCGTCTGCCTCGTTCCGCCACCCGGCGCATCCGCCCACCACCACGCAGCCCAGCCACTCACCGAGCGGACCCCTCGCGAGCCAGCCGCCCAGCGGCCCGACCCCGAGCCATCCGTCGGGGCCGCAGACCCGCTTCCCGACCAGCGGCCCCCTGGCCGCGCCGCCCAGCGCGTCCCAGCCCGCGCCGCAGATCTACCGGGCGCCGTCGGCGGTGCACGCGGCCCCGCCCACCACCGCGCAGCCGGCGGCGTCCCAGACGGGCCGCATCGGTGGCGACTCGTCGAACATCGCCACGTCGATGATGAAGATCCTGCGGCCGGGCAGGGCCGGGCTGGAGTCCACGCCGGGCGCGATCACGATCGGCCGCGCCAACGACAACGACATCGTCATCCCCGAGGTCCTGGCGTCACGCCACCACGCCACGCTGATCCCGGCGCCCGGTGGCACCGAGATCCATGACAACCGCAGCATCAACGGCACCTTCGTCAATGGCGCCCGCGTCGATTCGGCCGTGCTGCACGACGGTGACGTCGTCACGATCGGCAACATCGACCTGGTCTTCGCCGGCGGCACCCTGGCCCGCCGCGACCAGACCGCGACCGCGACGCGCACCGGCGGCCTCGACGTGCGCGGGGTGACGTGGACGATCGAGAACAACAAGACGTTGCTGGACAACATCTCGCTGACCGCCCTGCCCGGGACGCTGACCGCGATCATCGGGCCGTCCGGCGCCGGCAAATCGACGTTCGCCCGGCTGGTCGCCGGGTACACGCACCCGAGCACCGGCACGGTGGCGTTCGAGGGCCACAACGTCCACGCCGAGTACGCCTCGTTGCGCAGCCGGATCGGGATGGTGCCGCAGGACGACGTCGTGCACGGCCAGCTGACCGTGCAGCAGGCGTTGATGTACGCGGCCGAGCTGCGCCTGCCGCCGGACACCACCAAGGACGACCGCGCCCAGGTGGTGGCCCGGGTACTCGAGGAACTCGAGATGACCCAGCACCTGCACACGCGGGTCGACAAGCTCTCCGGCGGCCAGCGCAAGCGCGCTTCGGTGGCGCTGGAGTTGCTCACCGGGCCGTCGCTGCTGATCCTCGACGAGCCGACGTCGGGCCTGGATCCGGCGCTGGACCGGCAGGTGATGACCATGCTGCGGCAGCTGGCCGACGCCGGCCGGGTGGTGCTCGTCGTCACCCACTCGCTGACCTACCTCGACGTCTGCGATCAGGTTTTGCTGCTCGCCCCCGGCGGCAAGACGGCGTTCTGCGGGCCGCCCGGCCAGATCGGTCCCGCCATGGGCACCACCAACTGGGCCGACATCTTCAGCACCGTCGCCAACGACCCCGACGGCTCCCGGGAGCGCTACCTGGCGCGGACGGGCCCGCCCCCGGCGCCGCCGCCGGCGGAGAAACCCGCCGAACTCGGCGACCCCTCACACACCAGCCTGTTCCGGCAGTTCTCCACCATCGCCCGGCGCCAGATGCGGCTAATCGTCTCGGATCGCGGCTATTTCGTGTTCCTGGCGCTGCTGCCGTTCATCATGGGTTCGCTGTCGATGTCGGTGCCCGGCGATGTCGGCTTCGGCATCCCGAACCCGATGGGCGCCGCGCCCAACGAGCCGGGTCAGATCCTGGTGCTGCTGAACGTCGGCGCGGTGTTCATGGGTACCGCGCTGACCATCCGCGACCTCATCGGGGAACGCGCGATCTTCCTGCGCGAGCAGGCGGTTGGCCTGTCGACGTCGGCGTACCTGCTGGCCAAGGTGTGCGTGTACACGGTCTTCGCGATCGTTCAGTCGGCGATCGTGACCATCATCGCGGTGCTCGGCAAGGGCGCGCCGACCCAGGGCGCGGTGGCGTTGGGCAAGCCCGGCCTCGAGTTGTTCGTCGACGTCGCGCTGACGTGCGTGGCCTCCGCCATGCTGGGGCTCGCGCTGTCGGCCGTCGCCAAGTCCAACGAGCAGATCATGCCCCTGCTGGTGGTGGCCGTCATGTCACAGCTGGTGTTCTCCGGCGGGATGATCCCGGTGACCGGCCGGGTGGGGCTGGATCAGATGGCCTGGGCCACGCCCGCCCGGTGGGGATTCGCGGCGTCGGCGTCCACCGCCGACCTGACCAAGCTGGTGCCCGGGCCGCTGACCCCGAAGGACTCGCACTGGCAGCACACGCCGGCCAGGTGGTGGTTCGACGTCGGCATGCTGGCGCTCATCAGCGCCGTCTATCTGGGTTTCGTGCGCTGGAAGATCCGCCTCAAGGGCGGCTGA